The window GTTCTAGACAACTCCAACATCGACTTCGCAGCCGGATGTGCAACATCTATCTCCCGCAAAATAGCATGTCCGTCATTCGTTAAAACTAACCCTCCCATCGGATCTAacaacatcttcaacatcgCCTTGGGCCCCAAACACGTCCGGATCACATCAGCAACCGCTTTCGCTGCAGTAATATTAGAAATCTGAGCTTCACGTCCACTACTTCTTTCCTGCGAAGTATTCATAAAAACAACGGGCGCCTGCATCTTCCTCTAGATTTAAACACAAATTCCAACAACTAAGCTAACGTTAATGCCCTCAATAAACGTACTTATATCCAACCTGAACTTGAATTGTGTAGTATGTATGTGGAAGTATCAAAGCTTTATTTAGGTGGCAAAATTTTTGGCTTTAGAAAACCGCTAATAtgtgtcacgtgatgtgTATAATGCTTAAAAACTTTAGTTGGTGCCAACGGCTGGCGGGAAACTACAAGAGACCATCAAAGAGGTTAGTTTCCTCCATCCGTAGGAATAGCCTGTCCTCGTCGAGCTCTATGCCATTGCCGATAATGCCACGGCCGTGTCTTCTCTTTAGCATTGAGATGAAGTTATTGAACTCTGTCTTTTCTAAGCGGACCCAGGAAGCGCCCTTTACGTAATAGTCAGTGGTTTCAACTTCTGGTTCTGGCTGGTTGAATTCATCAGGATGGGAGGATAGGTAGTCTTGGAATGCGATAGCGTCGTCCATGTAGGGTTCCAATGTAGAAGATAAGTATGGGTCAGTTATCATGGGGCTGAAGGGAATGCTGGCGTAGGACTGCCGTAGGACAAAAAGCAGTAGTCGTAAGATGATAATGTTGAGAGTcattgtttttggatatattgGATCAGGGCTCCTTTGGTAGTTCTAAGTGGAGGCATGATGGTTTATAAAGTGATTACTTACATGAGTAGGAGATACTCGTTGGTTTTTGGGGTTTCTGCTTGGCGGAAGAGGGCCAGCGTCAAAGATATGTCGAGGATGGTCTGGGAAAACCAAACGAACGGCTTTGTGGTCGACAGAACAGCCCTCTCTGTTGTAACGAAAATAAGATgcaatataatataatataatatttgaatagTGCTTTTGTTATTTGATTTGGCTAcgtttatatataatacacACTGTAGATGACAGTAGCAATGGAGGTCGGTGTATGATGCTGCGTCAGTTGTTGTGCAGAAGGCTGTGAAGAGTTGATTATGGATATATGATGGGGTTTATAGCTCTAAGTTTAGTAAGATAAGAGTCGAGATCTGTCTGCAAAAGCATTTTTAGAATTAACTCAAGATATGGATGCCGCATAAGTTAAAGTTTTAAAGTGCATTTGGGATCTGCTAGGGTCTTTCATGCGTGAACTTAGGAAGGTCTTTAGATCCCGCCATGCCGTGGGCGTATCAGACGACTGGTCTAAAAACATTTCGAATTCTTCCTGGGCCATGTAATCAATATTCGGTAATTTTGGGAGGCCAAACAATAATGAATCTATGTCTTCATGATCAAGCTTGAAGCCGAATGGTCTGCCGTATAATCCCAAACAGTCGTACATTGGTATGACAAACCGGACCATGGATTCCATGTGGTGTATTCCGCCATGGGGAATGGGCTTGATAAGCAACCCTGATACATCTGCATCTGGCTTCAATTGTTCACTCGAATCTCCGGACAGATTTGACCATGTAGAAAGGTGAGAAAGAGTCCGCCTATGGGTATTAATAGCTTTCGGAACTCCTGCACTCCTCTTCGAAGGGGAAGGAGGCGAACCACctgaaattgaagatgaccTTGAATTATTTACACTTGGCGATGTCGTAGCCCAGTGAACCTCGCCCATATATT is drawn from Eremothecium cymbalariae DBVPG#7215 chromosome 8, complete sequence and contains these coding sequences:
- a CDS encoding uncharacterized protein (similar to Ashbya gossypii AGR313W-A) produces the protein MTLNIIILRLLLFVLRQSYASIPFSPMITDPYLSSTLEPYMDDAIAFQDYLSSHPDEFNQPEPEVETTDYYVKGASWVRLEKTEFNNFISMLKRRHGRGIIGNGIELDEDRLFLRMEETNLFDGLL